A single genomic interval of Aureibacillus halotolerans harbors:
- a CDS encoding diacylglycerol kinase family protein yields the protein MNTGSKGRTSKPWSWRRWFKSFFYAGRGISHALHTEMNLRFHFIAILLVSMLGIYFQITKTEWLVLILMMTIVCTLEMVNAAIERTVDLITEERTMLAQQAKDLAAGAVFLSAVASIIIGIVIFLPYVKVFVEMQ from the coding sequence GTGAATACGGGATCGAAAGGACGCACGAGTAAACCGTGGAGTTGGCGACGTTGGTTTAAAAGCTTTTTTTACGCTGGACGTGGGATCTCTCATGCCTTGCATACCGAAATGAACTTGCGTTTTCATTTTATCGCTATTTTACTCGTCTCAATGCTTGGTATTTATTTTCAGATCACGAAAACGGAATGGCTTGTCCTTATCCTTATGATGACGATCGTCTGTACGCTTGAAATGGTCAATGCCGCGATTGAGAGGACTGTAGATCTCATTACAGAAGAACGAACGATGCTTGCCCAACAAGCAAAAGATTTAGCAGCTGGTGCCGTTTTCCTTTCGGCGGTGGCCTCCATTATTATAGGAATCGTCATTTTTCTTCCCTATGTCAAAGTTTTTGTTGAAATGCAGTGA
- a CDS encoding HD family phosphohydrolase, which yields MMKGNEQWSRIRKALKKKAQGKLLFGLFLLVIAVVMYSVMFSNVRPERVDVSLFSVAPKDIYSPITVEDTEATEAKIDEALAKVEYQYVLKREYRQNQIEALGVLFRTIENSKTSESNEEETSDPSSATEESNGTTARVEASDIQKELPPDLKGEFTDQTIRILLNATPDQLAVANESSVASVHRVMDQRIAVANVEEKKDEVRREISYTSLPDNLKSAVADIAASMIIPNYVYDPQATSKQQQEVRDDIEPVMIQLGQLIVREGQLVDREIYRELDLVGVLDHSSNPLPFIGLALLVGLLTALVAYYTKGLTDATRSKRVYLYIYTIIFSVMMIMMKIVSLFQPENTEYFGLVVPIAAGTMLIKMLIHSRVAIMTSIVFAITGGLMFSTYVPGSFNYDLAIYFLASSLAGTLFLSNRNHRARILQAGIMVALINIVTIMALALIGYEPLSDMVIGVGFGLISGIAASILSLGLLPFFEAGFGMLSTIRLIELSSPNHPMLRKILVETPGTYHHSVMVANLSEAACEAVGANGLLARVGAYYHDIGKTKRPHFFIENQMGLENPHNKIAPQLSKTIITAHATDGAEMLRENKLPTEIVDIAAQHHGTTLLKYFYHKANEATEKQVPESEFRYAGPKAQTKESAIIGICDSVEAAVRSLSKPNPNKIEGIVRSIISDRLQDGQFDECDITLKELDTVAKAICETLKGIFHSRIEYPDTVKKKVKQA from the coding sequence ATGATGAAAGGTAACGAGCAATGGTCTCGCATCAGAAAGGCCTTAAAAAAGAAAGCGCAAGGAAAGCTTCTCTTCGGACTGTTTTTACTTGTGATTGCAGTCGTTATGTACAGTGTCATGTTCTCTAATGTGCGTCCGGAACGAGTGGATGTCAGTCTATTTTCAGTGGCCCCAAAAGATATATATTCCCCTATTACGGTAGAAGATACCGAGGCGACAGAGGCAAAAATAGACGAAGCTCTTGCGAAGGTAGAATACCAATATGTTTTGAAGCGTGAATACAGACAAAACCAAATTGAAGCGTTAGGCGTTCTCTTTCGTACTATTGAAAATAGCAAAACATCAGAAAGTAATGAGGAGGAAACTAGCGATCCCTCTTCAGCGACTGAGGAAAGCAACGGAACCACGGCTAGAGTGGAAGCAAGTGATATCCAAAAAGAATTGCCTCCGGATTTAAAAGGGGAATTTACAGACCAGACGATTCGTATACTTTTAAATGCGACGCCGGACCAACTTGCTGTGGCAAATGAATCGTCTGTTGCATCCGTTCACCGCGTCATGGATCAGCGAATCGCAGTGGCCAATGTCGAAGAGAAAAAAGACGAGGTCCGTCGCGAAATTTCTTATACGAGCTTGCCAGATAACCTTAAAAGTGCTGTTGCAGACATAGCGGCATCGATGATTATCCCGAATTACGTATACGACCCACAAGCAACATCAAAGCAACAGCAAGAGGTACGAGATGATATTGAACCAGTGATGATTCAACTTGGGCAGTTAATCGTTAGGGAAGGGCAGCTTGTGGACCGGGAAATCTATCGTGAGCTTGATCTCGTTGGAGTACTCGACCATTCTTCAAATCCTTTGCCGTTTATTGGCTTAGCCTTATTGGTTGGTTTGTTAACGGCACTCGTTGCGTATTACACAAAAGGGCTAACAGATGCAACACGCTCGAAACGAGTATATTTGTACATCTACACTATCATTTTTTCCGTCATGATGATCATGATGAAAATTGTCAGCTTGTTTCAGCCTGAAAACACGGAGTATTTTGGTCTCGTTGTTCCTATTGCGGCTGGAACGATGTTAATCAAGATGCTTATTCATTCTCGTGTGGCTATTATGACAAGCATTGTGTTTGCCATTACAGGCGGACTGATGTTTAGTACGTATGTTCCAGGAAGCTTTAATTATGATTTAGCGATTTATTTTCTCGCTAGTTCGTTGGCGGGGACGTTGTTTTTGAGTAATCGAAATCACCGTGCTAGAATTCTACAGGCGGGAATTATGGTCGCTTTGATTAATATTGTCACCATTATGGCTTTGGCTCTCATTGGCTACGAGCCGTTAAGCGATATGGTCATTGGCGTCGGCTTTGGATTAATCTCAGGCATTGCGGCCTCCATTTTAAGCTTGGGACTTCTGCCATTTTTCGAAGCAGGCTTTGGAATGTTGTCAACAATTCGGTTGATTGAACTCTCCAGCCCTAATCATCCAATGCTTCGTAAAATTCTTGTTGAGACGCCAGGAACCTATCACCATAGTGTAATGGTCGCAAACCTATCTGAGGCAGCATGCGAGGCGGTTGGAGCAAACGGTCTGCTTGCACGCGTAGGCGCTTACTACCATGATATTGGCAAAACAAAGCGCCCTCACTTCTTTATTGAAAACCAGATGGGGCTTGAAAACCCTCATAATAAGATTGCTCCACAGCTTAGCAAAACCATTATTACAGCCCATGCAACCGATGGTGCAGAAATGCTTCGTGAAAATAAACTGCCGACTGAGATCGTTGATATTGCAGCCCAGCATCACGGCACAACCTTATTGAAATATTTTTATCACAAAGCCAATGAGGCGACGGAGAAACAGGTGCCAGAAAGTGAATTTAGATACGCTGGTCCAAAGGCACAAACGAAAGAATCGGCCATTATTGGCATTTGCGATTCTGTAGAGGCAGCGGTGCGCTCATTATCAAAACCTAACCCAAACAAAATTGAGGGGATTGTTCGGAGCATCATTTCCGACCGCTTGCAGGATGGGCAGTTTGATGAGTGTGATATAACATTAAAAGAGCTTGATACTGTTGCGAAGGCAATATGTGAAACGTTAAAGGGCATTTTCCATTCGCGAATTGAATACCCGGATACCGTAAAGAAAAAGGTGAAGCAAGCATGA
- the ybeY gene encoding rRNA maturation RNase YbeY has product MIEIDLIDEEQYSDEYTKKRIIDLLTFCSKQLEEVPVSCELSVTLTDDETIHELNKTYRGKDQPTDVLSFAMQESAEEEPWFEEAKDVPTMLGDIVISVETAKRQAKEYGHSDLRELCFLAVHGFLHLIGYDHMTEEDERKMFSTQEALLREYGIERTHE; this is encoded by the coding sequence ATGATTGAAATTGACCTCATTGATGAAGAGCAATATAGTGACGAGTACACAAAAAAACGTATTATAGATTTGCTAACGTTTTGCTCAAAGCAGCTAGAGGAAGTTCCTGTCTCCTGTGAGTTGTCTGTCACATTGACAGATGATGAGACAATCCATGAATTAAATAAAACGTATCGAGGCAAAGATCAACCGACGGACGTATTATCCTTTGCCATGCAGGAGTCTGCAGAGGAAGAGCCATGGTTTGAAGAGGCAAAAGACGTGCCTACTATGCTTGGTGATATCGTCATTTCTGTCGAAACAGCAAAAAGGCAAGCAAAAGAGTATGGCCATAGCGACTTACGTGAGCTTTGTTTTTTAGCTGTCCATGGCTTTTTACACTTAATCGGCTACGACCATATGACCGAAGAAGATGAGCGTAAAATGTTTAGTACACAGGAGGCCCTTTTACGTGAATACGGGATCGAAAGGACGCACGAGTAA